In Bombyx mori chromosome 11, ASM3026992v2, one genomic interval encodes:
- the LOC101742326 gene encoding zinc finger protein 845 isoform X10: MVTAVRDNINLQIEDHILEVPEFVLGGPVSDVMSHIVVGTDELTTVDEYENNIKTDGIPHLTMSPLTTTQEDTIVVQRPKIERVDITHAGYKIEYMSESQMLAYREELKDKVSYASSVYKCELCVLGFYCQQLIKDHFVSCHRAKPGTLACRICYVYVEESKLTSHVDSHYMKHVCNLCGHVEQSRGIMMIHVAGHAETRVPSNVIRIGDLGPFGSKGRKKKQEATKKAAPPAKPGDLRRLLSKTTIEGYKCLECDMFFKSTRARKTHVARYHREGLQCDHCKKTFVNKSTLVTHLKLHDGPLPRDECPICHKMVRSTQLKYHVQRHKSKSRYECEECNKVFSHLATYQAHLKYARAHATEQVLKYPCPMCNKGYPTKEAMQDHFNYQHLGKTAHKCPVCEKVSQPIASRANVVKHVMRVHGEKKEKPRNHACGMCRKRFTDKKALTQHEVIHSRERPLTCDICQQTFKQKASLYTHKKRVHKVVPNKKVVEFIEATA; this comes from the exons ATGGTTACCGCTGTCAGAGACAATATCAATCTTCAAATCGAAGATCATATTCTGGAAG TTCCTGAATTCGTGTTGGGGGGACCAGTGTCGGATGTGATGTCACATATCGTTGTGGGAACTGACGAGTTGACAACAGTCGATGagtatgaaaataatataaaaactgaTGGAATACCGCATTTGACAATGAG TCCCCTAACGACAACACAAGAAGACACCATCGTGGTCCAAAGGCCGAAAATCGAGAGAGTCGATATAACGCATGCGGGCTATAAAATCGAATACATGTCCGAGAGTCAGATGCTGGCTTACAG AGAGGAACTCAAGGACAAGGTCAGCTACGCCAGCTCCGTGTACAAGTGCGAGCTGTGCGTCCTGGGCTTCTACTGCCAGCAGCTCATCAAGGATCACTTCGTGTCCTGCCACCGCGCC AAGCCGGGCACCCTGGCGTGCCGGATATGCTACGTGTACGTGGAGGAGTCGAAGCTGACCTCGCACGTGGACTCGCACTACATGAAGCACGTGTGCAACCTGTGCGGCCACGTGGAGCAGAGCCGCGGCATCATGATGATCCACGTGGCCGGCCACGCCGAGACCAGGGTGCCCAGCAACGTCATCAGGATCGGGGACCTGGGGCCCTTCGGCAGCAAG GGTAGGAAGAAAAAGcaggaagcgacgaagaaggCAGCGCCGCCCGCCAAACCCGGAGATCTGCGGAGGCTGCTGTCCAAGACCACCATAGAGGGATACAAGTGCTTGGAATGCGACATGTTCTTTAA GAGCACCCGGGCTCGCAAGACCCACGTCGCGAGGTACCACCGGGAGGGCCTCCAGTGTGACCACTGCAAGAAGACCTTCGTGAACAAATCCACATTGGTCACCCATCTCAA GTTGCACGACGGTCCGTTACCGCGGGACGAGTGCCCGATATGCCACAAGATGGTGAGGTCCACGCAACTGAAGTACCACGTCCAGAGGCACAAGAGCAAGAGCCGGTACGAGTGCGAGGAGTGCAACAAGGTGTTCTCCCACCTCGCGACCTACCAGGCGCACCTCAAGTACGCCAGGGCGCACGCCACCGAGCAAGTCCTCAA GTACCCTTGCCCGATGTGCAACAAGGGCTACCCGACGAAGGAAGCGATGCAGGACCACTTCAACTACCAGCACCTGGGGAAGACGGCGCACAAGTGTCCCGTGTGCGAAAAGGTGAGTCAG CCCATAGCCTCCAGGGCGAATGTTGTGAAGCACGTGATGAGGGTGCACGGCGAGAAGAAGGAGAAGCCGAGGAACCACGCCTGCGGGATGTGCAGGAAACGGTTCACt GACAAGAAGGCTCTGACTCAGCACGAGGTGATCCACTCCCGGGAGAGGCCGCTGACCTGCGACATCTGCCAACAAACCTTCAAGCAGAAGGCCTCTCTTTACACGCACAAGAAGAGGGTCCACAAAGTCGTGCCCAACAAGAAAGTCGTTGAATTCATTGAGGCGACGGCTTAG
- the LOC101742326 gene encoding zinc finger protein 845 isoform X2 — MEQDVDNNFKIICSTCLCGDRKLFALNNTQEVYQIFRLLMFDFAGEAMGDSVQDTEQLVCWECLAIMRKFLKFKWQVHNAQEHLKVKGLNQSQETLDHTYLPQPLSSLDVSSKCDYDKIFFDFTFGGDDTQYISITNSEDVKSEHYDMVTAVRDNINLQIEDHILEVPEFVLGGPVSDVMSHIVVGTDELTTVDEYENNIKTDGIPHLTMSPLTTTQEDTIVVQRPKIERVDITHAGYKIEYMSESQMLAYREELKDKVSYASSVYKCELCVLGFYCQQLIKDHFVSCHRAKPGTLACRICYVYVEESKLTSHVDSHYMKHVCNLCGHVEQSRGIMMIHVAGHAETRVPSNVIRIGDLGPFGSKGRKKKQEATKKAAPPAKPGDLRRLLSKTTIEGYKCLECDMFFKSTRARKTHVARYHREGLQCDHCKKTFVNKSTLVTHLKLHDGPLPRDECPICHKMVRSTQLKYHVQRHKSKSRYECEECNKVFSHLATYQAHLKYARAHATEQVLKYPCPMCNKGYPTKEAMQDHFNYQHLGKTAHKCPVCEKPIASRANVVKHVMRVHGEKKEKPRNHACGMCRKRFTDKKALTQHEVIHSRERPLTCDICQQTFKQKASLYTHKKRVHKVVPNKKVVEFIEATA; from the exons atggaGCAAGACGTCGACAATAACTTTAAAATCATCTGCAGTACATGCTTGTGTGGTGACCGTAAACTATTCGCTTTGAATAACACCCAAGAAGTGTATCAAATTTTTCGTTTGTTGATGTTCGATTTCGCGGGTGAAGct ATGGGAGATTCGGTTCAAGATACTGAGCAGCTCGTCTGCTGGGAGTGCTTAGCAATTATGAGAAAGTTCCTGAAATTCAAATGGCAGGTGCACAATGCACAGGAGCATTTGAAGGTCAAAGGACTGAACCAGTCACAGGAA ACCCTGGATCACACCTATCTCCCGCAGCCATTATCATCACTGGATGTCTCGTCAAAGTGTGATTACGACAAAATATTCTTCGACTTCACCTTTGGCGGAGACGACACCCAGTACATCTCCATCACAAACTCTGAGGATGTTAAGAGTGAGCATTATGACATGGTTACCGCTGTCAGAGACAATATCAATCTTCAAATCGAAGATCATATTCTGGAAG TTCCTGAATTCGTGTTGGGGGGACCAGTGTCGGATGTGATGTCACATATCGTTGTGGGAACTGACGAGTTGACAACAGTCGATGagtatgaaaataatataaaaactgaTGGAATACCGCATTTGACAATGAG TCCCCTAACGACAACACAAGAAGACACCATCGTGGTCCAAAGGCCGAAAATCGAGAGAGTCGATATAACGCATGCGGGCTATAAAATCGAATACATGTCCGAGAGTCAGATGCTGGCTTACAG AGAGGAACTCAAGGACAAGGTCAGCTACGCCAGCTCCGTGTACAAGTGCGAGCTGTGCGTCCTGGGCTTCTACTGCCAGCAGCTCATCAAGGATCACTTCGTGTCCTGCCACCGCGCC AAGCCGGGCACCCTGGCGTGCCGGATATGCTACGTGTACGTGGAGGAGTCGAAGCTGACCTCGCACGTGGACTCGCACTACATGAAGCACGTGTGCAACCTGTGCGGCCACGTGGAGCAGAGCCGCGGCATCATGATGATCCACGTGGCCGGCCACGCCGAGACCAGGGTGCCCAGCAACGTCATCAGGATCGGGGACCTGGGGCCCTTCGGCAGCAAG GGTAGGAAGAAAAAGcaggaagcgacgaagaaggCAGCGCCGCCCGCCAAACCCGGAGATCTGCGGAGGCTGCTGTCCAAGACCACCATAGAGGGATACAAGTGCTTGGAATGCGACATGTTCTTTAA GAGCACCCGGGCTCGCAAGACCCACGTCGCGAGGTACCACCGGGAGGGCCTCCAGTGTGACCACTGCAAGAAGACCTTCGTGAACAAATCCACATTGGTCACCCATCTCAA GTTGCACGACGGTCCGTTACCGCGGGACGAGTGCCCGATATGCCACAAGATGGTGAGGTCCACGCAACTGAAGTACCACGTCCAGAGGCACAAGAGCAAGAGCCGGTACGAGTGCGAGGAGTGCAACAAGGTGTTCTCCCACCTCGCGACCTACCAGGCGCACCTCAAGTACGCCAGGGCGCACGCCACCGAGCAAGTCCTCAA GTACCCTTGCCCGATGTGCAACAAGGGCTACCCGACGAAGGAAGCGATGCAGGACCACTTCAACTACCAGCACCTGGGGAAGACGGCGCACAAGTGTCCCGTGTGCGAAAAG CCCATAGCCTCCAGGGCGAATGTTGTGAAGCACGTGATGAGGGTGCACGGCGAGAAGAAGGAGAAGCCGAGGAACCACGCCTGCGGGATGTGCAGGAAACGGTTCACt GACAAGAAGGCTCTGACTCAGCACGAGGTGATCCACTCCCGGGAGAGGCCGCTGACCTGCGACATCTGCCAACAAACCTTCAAGCAGAAGGCCTCTCTTTACACGCACAAGAAGAGGGTCCACAAAGTCGTGCCCAACAAGAAAGTCGTTGAATTCATTGAGGCGACGGCTTAG
- the LOC101742326 gene encoding zinc finger protein 888 isoform X3, with product MEQDVDNNFKIICSTCLCGDRKLFALNNTQEVYQIFRLLMFDFAGEAMGDSVQDTEQLVCWECLAIMRKFLKFKWQVHNAQEHLKVKGLNQSQETLDHTYLPQPLSSLDVSSKCDYDKIFFDFTFGGDDTQYISITNSEDVKSEHYDMVTAVRDNINLQIEDHILEVPEFVLGGPVSDVMSHIVVGTDELTTVDEYENNIKTDGIPHLTMSPLTTTQEDTIVVQRPKIERVDITHAGYKIEYMSESQMLAYREELKDKVSYASSVYKCELCVLGFYCQQLIKDHFVSCHRAKPGTLACRICYVYVEESKLTSHVDSHYMKHVCNLCGHVEQSRGIMMIHVAGHAETRVPSNVIRIGDLGPFGSKGRKKKQEATKKAAPPAKPGDLRRLLSKTTIEGYKCLECDMFFKLHDGPLPRDECPICHKMVRSTQLKYHVQRHKSKSRYECEECNKVFSHLATYQAHLKYARAHATEQVLKYPCPMCNKGYPTKEAMQDHFNYQHLGKTAHKCPVCEKVSQPIASRANVVKHVMRVHGEKKEKPRNHACGMCRKRFTDKKALTQHEVIHSRERPLTCDICQQTFKQKASLYTHKKRVHKVVPNKKVVEFIEATA from the exons atggaGCAAGACGTCGACAATAACTTTAAAATCATCTGCAGTACATGCTTGTGTGGTGACCGTAAACTATTCGCTTTGAATAACACCCAAGAAGTGTATCAAATTTTTCGTTTGTTGATGTTCGATTTCGCGGGTGAAGct ATGGGAGATTCGGTTCAAGATACTGAGCAGCTCGTCTGCTGGGAGTGCTTAGCAATTATGAGAAAGTTCCTGAAATTCAAATGGCAGGTGCACAATGCACAGGAGCATTTGAAGGTCAAAGGACTGAACCAGTCACAGGAA ACCCTGGATCACACCTATCTCCCGCAGCCATTATCATCACTGGATGTCTCGTCAAAGTGTGATTACGACAAAATATTCTTCGACTTCACCTTTGGCGGAGACGACACCCAGTACATCTCCATCACAAACTCTGAGGATGTTAAGAGTGAGCATTATGACATGGTTACCGCTGTCAGAGACAATATCAATCTTCAAATCGAAGATCATATTCTGGAAG TTCCTGAATTCGTGTTGGGGGGACCAGTGTCGGATGTGATGTCACATATCGTTGTGGGAACTGACGAGTTGACAACAGTCGATGagtatgaaaataatataaaaactgaTGGAATACCGCATTTGACAATGAG TCCCCTAACGACAACACAAGAAGACACCATCGTGGTCCAAAGGCCGAAAATCGAGAGAGTCGATATAACGCATGCGGGCTATAAAATCGAATACATGTCCGAGAGTCAGATGCTGGCTTACAG AGAGGAACTCAAGGACAAGGTCAGCTACGCCAGCTCCGTGTACAAGTGCGAGCTGTGCGTCCTGGGCTTCTACTGCCAGCAGCTCATCAAGGATCACTTCGTGTCCTGCCACCGCGCC AAGCCGGGCACCCTGGCGTGCCGGATATGCTACGTGTACGTGGAGGAGTCGAAGCTGACCTCGCACGTGGACTCGCACTACATGAAGCACGTGTGCAACCTGTGCGGCCACGTGGAGCAGAGCCGCGGCATCATGATGATCCACGTGGCCGGCCACGCCGAGACCAGGGTGCCCAGCAACGTCATCAGGATCGGGGACCTGGGGCCCTTCGGCAGCAAG GGTAGGAAGAAAAAGcaggaagcgacgaagaaggCAGCGCCGCCCGCCAAACCCGGAGATCTGCGGAGGCTGCTGTCCAAGACCACCATAGAGGGATACAAGTGCTTGGAATGCGACATGTTCTTTAA GTTGCACGACGGTCCGTTACCGCGGGACGAGTGCCCGATATGCCACAAGATGGTGAGGTCCACGCAACTGAAGTACCACGTCCAGAGGCACAAGAGCAAGAGCCGGTACGAGTGCGAGGAGTGCAACAAGGTGTTCTCCCACCTCGCGACCTACCAGGCGCACCTCAAGTACGCCAGGGCGCACGCCACCGAGCAAGTCCTCAA GTACCCTTGCCCGATGTGCAACAAGGGCTACCCGACGAAGGAAGCGATGCAGGACCACTTCAACTACCAGCACCTGGGGAAGACGGCGCACAAGTGTCCCGTGTGCGAAAAGGTGAGTCAG CCCATAGCCTCCAGGGCGAATGTTGTGAAGCACGTGATGAGGGTGCACGGCGAGAAGAAGGAGAAGCCGAGGAACCACGCCTGCGGGATGTGCAGGAAACGGTTCACt GACAAGAAGGCTCTGACTCAGCACGAGGTGATCCACTCCCGGGAGAGGCCGCTGACCTGCGACATCTGCCAACAAACCTTCAAGCAGAAGGCCTCTCTTTACACGCACAAGAAGAGGGTCCACAAAGTCGTGCCCAACAAGAAAGTCGTTGAATTCATTGAGGCGACGGCTTAG
- the LOC101742326 gene encoding zinc finger protein 845 isoform X8 produces the protein MMGDSVQDTEQLVCWECLAIMRKFLKFKWQVHNAQEHLKVKGLNQSQETLDHTYLPQPLSSLDVSSKCDYDKIFFDFTFGGDDTQYISITNSEDVKSEHYDMVTAVRDNINLQIEDHILEVPEFVLGGPVSDVMSHIVVGTDELTTVDEYENNIKTDGIPHLTMSPLTTTQEDTIVVQRPKIERVDITHAGYKIEYMSESQMLAYREELKDKVSYASSVYKCELCVLGFYCQQLIKDHFVSCHRAKPGTLACRICYVYVEESKLTSHVDSHYMKHVCNLCGHVEQSRGIMMIHVAGHAETRVPSNVIRIGDLGPFGSKGRKKKQEATKKAAPPAKPGDLRRLLSKTTIEGYKCLECDMFFKSTRARKTHVARYHREGLQCDHCKKTFVNKSTLVTHLKLHDGPLPRDECPICHKMVRSTQLKYHVQRHKSKSRYECEECNKVFSHLATYQAHLKYARAHATEQVLKYPCPMCNKGYPTKEAMQDHFNYQHLGKTAHKCPVCEKPIASRANVVKHVMRVHGEKKEKPRNHACGMCRKRFTDKKALTQHEVIHSRERPLTCDICQQTFKQKASLYTHKKRVHKVVPNKKVVEFIEATA, from the exons atg ATGGGAGATTCGGTTCAAGATACTGAGCAGCTCGTCTGCTGGGAGTGCTTAGCAATTATGAGAAAGTTCCTGAAATTCAAATGGCAGGTGCACAATGCACAGGAGCATTTGAAGGTCAAAGGACTGAACCAGTCACAGGAA ACCCTGGATCACACCTATCTCCCGCAGCCATTATCATCACTGGATGTCTCGTCAAAGTGTGATTACGACAAAATATTCTTCGACTTCACCTTTGGCGGAGACGACACCCAGTACATCTCCATCACAAACTCTGAGGATGTTAAGAGTGAGCATTATGACATGGTTACCGCTGTCAGAGACAATATCAATCTTCAAATCGAAGATCATATTCTGGAAG TTCCTGAATTCGTGTTGGGGGGACCAGTGTCGGATGTGATGTCACATATCGTTGTGGGAACTGACGAGTTGACAACAGTCGATGagtatgaaaataatataaaaactgaTGGAATACCGCATTTGACAATGAG TCCCCTAACGACAACACAAGAAGACACCATCGTGGTCCAAAGGCCGAAAATCGAGAGAGTCGATATAACGCATGCGGGCTATAAAATCGAATACATGTCCGAGAGTCAGATGCTGGCTTACAG AGAGGAACTCAAGGACAAGGTCAGCTACGCCAGCTCCGTGTACAAGTGCGAGCTGTGCGTCCTGGGCTTCTACTGCCAGCAGCTCATCAAGGATCACTTCGTGTCCTGCCACCGCGCC AAGCCGGGCACCCTGGCGTGCCGGATATGCTACGTGTACGTGGAGGAGTCGAAGCTGACCTCGCACGTGGACTCGCACTACATGAAGCACGTGTGCAACCTGTGCGGCCACGTGGAGCAGAGCCGCGGCATCATGATGATCCACGTGGCCGGCCACGCCGAGACCAGGGTGCCCAGCAACGTCATCAGGATCGGGGACCTGGGGCCCTTCGGCAGCAAG GGTAGGAAGAAAAAGcaggaagcgacgaagaaggCAGCGCCGCCCGCCAAACCCGGAGATCTGCGGAGGCTGCTGTCCAAGACCACCATAGAGGGATACAAGTGCTTGGAATGCGACATGTTCTTTAA GAGCACCCGGGCTCGCAAGACCCACGTCGCGAGGTACCACCGGGAGGGCCTCCAGTGTGACCACTGCAAGAAGACCTTCGTGAACAAATCCACATTGGTCACCCATCTCAA GTTGCACGACGGTCCGTTACCGCGGGACGAGTGCCCGATATGCCACAAGATGGTGAGGTCCACGCAACTGAAGTACCACGTCCAGAGGCACAAGAGCAAGAGCCGGTACGAGTGCGAGGAGTGCAACAAGGTGTTCTCCCACCTCGCGACCTACCAGGCGCACCTCAAGTACGCCAGGGCGCACGCCACCGAGCAAGTCCTCAA GTACCCTTGCCCGATGTGCAACAAGGGCTACCCGACGAAGGAAGCGATGCAGGACCACTTCAACTACCAGCACCTGGGGAAGACGGCGCACAAGTGTCCCGTGTGCGAAAAG CCCATAGCCTCCAGGGCGAATGTTGTGAAGCACGTGATGAGGGTGCACGGCGAGAAGAAGGAGAAGCCGAGGAACCACGCCTGCGGGATGTGCAGGAAACGGTTCACt GACAAGAAGGCTCTGACTCAGCACGAGGTGATCCACTCCCGGGAGAGGCCGCTGACCTGCGACATCTGCCAACAAACCTTCAAGCAGAAGGCCTCTCTTTACACGCACAAGAAGAGGGTCCACAAAGTCGTGCCCAACAAGAAAGTCGTTGAATTCATTGAGGCGACGGCTTAG
- the LOC101742326 gene encoding zinc finger protein 845 isoform X9 has protein sequence MIPTVSCKTLDHTYLPQPLSSLDVSSKCDYDKIFFDFTFGGDDTQYISITNSEDVKSEHYDMVTAVRDNINLQIEDHILEVPEFVLGGPVSDVMSHIVVGTDELTTVDEYENNIKTDGIPHLTMSPLTTTQEDTIVVQRPKIERVDITHAGYKIEYMSESQMLAYREELKDKVSYASSVYKCELCVLGFYCQQLIKDHFVSCHRAKPGTLACRICYVYVEESKLTSHVDSHYMKHVCNLCGHVEQSRGIMMIHVAGHAETRVPSNVIRIGDLGPFGSKGRKKKQEATKKAAPPAKPGDLRRLLSKTTIEGYKCLECDMFFKSTRARKTHVARYHREGLQCDHCKKTFVNKSTLVTHLKLHDGPLPRDECPICHKMVRSTQLKYHVQRHKSKSRYECEECNKVFSHLATYQAHLKYARAHATEQVLKYPCPMCNKGYPTKEAMQDHFNYQHLGKTAHKCPVCEKVSQPIASRANVVKHVMRVHGEKKEKPRNHACGMCRKRFTDKKALTQHEVIHSRERPLTCDICQQTFKQKASLYTHKKRVHKVVPNKKVVEFIEATA, from the exons ATGATACCCACTGTATCATGTAAG ACCCTGGATCACACCTATCTCCCGCAGCCATTATCATCACTGGATGTCTCGTCAAAGTGTGATTACGACAAAATATTCTTCGACTTCACCTTTGGCGGAGACGACACCCAGTACATCTCCATCACAAACTCTGAGGATGTTAAGAGTGAGCATTATGACATGGTTACCGCTGTCAGAGACAATATCAATCTTCAAATCGAAGATCATATTCTGGAAG TTCCTGAATTCGTGTTGGGGGGACCAGTGTCGGATGTGATGTCACATATCGTTGTGGGAACTGACGAGTTGACAACAGTCGATGagtatgaaaataatataaaaactgaTGGAATACCGCATTTGACAATGAG TCCCCTAACGACAACACAAGAAGACACCATCGTGGTCCAAAGGCCGAAAATCGAGAGAGTCGATATAACGCATGCGGGCTATAAAATCGAATACATGTCCGAGAGTCAGATGCTGGCTTACAG AGAGGAACTCAAGGACAAGGTCAGCTACGCCAGCTCCGTGTACAAGTGCGAGCTGTGCGTCCTGGGCTTCTACTGCCAGCAGCTCATCAAGGATCACTTCGTGTCCTGCCACCGCGCC AAGCCGGGCACCCTGGCGTGCCGGATATGCTACGTGTACGTGGAGGAGTCGAAGCTGACCTCGCACGTGGACTCGCACTACATGAAGCACGTGTGCAACCTGTGCGGCCACGTGGAGCAGAGCCGCGGCATCATGATGATCCACGTGGCCGGCCACGCCGAGACCAGGGTGCCCAGCAACGTCATCAGGATCGGGGACCTGGGGCCCTTCGGCAGCAAG GGTAGGAAGAAAAAGcaggaagcgacgaagaaggCAGCGCCGCCCGCCAAACCCGGAGATCTGCGGAGGCTGCTGTCCAAGACCACCATAGAGGGATACAAGTGCTTGGAATGCGACATGTTCTTTAA GAGCACCCGGGCTCGCAAGACCCACGTCGCGAGGTACCACCGGGAGGGCCTCCAGTGTGACCACTGCAAGAAGACCTTCGTGAACAAATCCACATTGGTCACCCATCTCAA GTTGCACGACGGTCCGTTACCGCGGGACGAGTGCCCGATATGCCACAAGATGGTGAGGTCCACGCAACTGAAGTACCACGTCCAGAGGCACAAGAGCAAGAGCCGGTACGAGTGCGAGGAGTGCAACAAGGTGTTCTCCCACCTCGCGACCTACCAGGCGCACCTCAAGTACGCCAGGGCGCACGCCACCGAGCAAGTCCTCAA GTACCCTTGCCCGATGTGCAACAAGGGCTACCCGACGAAGGAAGCGATGCAGGACCACTTCAACTACCAGCACCTGGGGAAGACGGCGCACAAGTGTCCCGTGTGCGAAAAGGTGAGTCAG CCCATAGCCTCCAGGGCGAATGTTGTGAAGCACGTGATGAGGGTGCACGGCGAGAAGAAGGAGAAGCCGAGGAACCACGCCTGCGGGATGTGCAGGAAACGGTTCACt GACAAGAAGGCTCTGACTCAGCACGAGGTGATCCACTCCCGGGAGAGGCCGCTGACCTGCGACATCTGCCAACAAACCTTCAAGCAGAAGGCCTCTCTTTACACGCACAAGAAGAGGGTCCACAAAGTCGTGCCCAACAAGAAAGTCGTTGAATTCATTGAGGCGACGGCTTAG